From a region of the Halodesulfovibrio sp. genome:
- the recO gene encoding DNA repair protein RecO, whose protein sequence is MEFTEKVIILRIGRFKEADLWVRFLSPTRGIMNAFAFGGCRSRRRFCGCLDHLNRVLFRVKGSKLATYFSLEEGTLMDSPDNLRVNHERLGLAVNCQKFMEAMGISFEGAPAAYNLFSEMLALLNESEELDKIWSIFFRARFAFDQGYNPELHVCQVCSNTLKYPVFHVQEGVLTCAACARSQGPRFRLSKESLDALRFVQENYPLRWTELKLSTKARKELSRSIDGFIQYHIGLSWENGMFRRV, encoded by the coding sequence ATGGAATTTACCGAAAAAGTTATTATCCTCCGTATTGGAAGATTTAAAGAAGCGGACCTTTGGGTCCGCTTTTTGTCTCCTACAAGGGGAATTATGAATGCCTTTGCCTTTGGCGGCTGCCGTAGCCGAAGGCGTTTTTGTGGCTGCTTAGATCACTTGAATCGGGTGTTATTCCGCGTTAAGGGAAGTAAGCTGGCTACATATTTTTCTTTAGAAGAGGGTACGTTGATGGACTCACCTGACAATCTTCGGGTGAATCATGAGCGGCTCGGGCTTGCTGTAAATTGCCAAAAGTTTATGGAAGCTATGGGTATTTCATTCGAAGGTGCGCCCGCAGCATACAACCTTTTTTCTGAAATGTTGGCTTTATTGAATGAATCAGAGGAACTGGATAAAATCTGGTCTATTTTTTTTCGTGCTCGATTTGCATTCGATCAAGGCTATAATCCAGAGCTACATGTCTGTCAGGTGTGTTCTAACACCTTAAAATATCCTGTTTTTCATGTTCAGGAAGGCGTGCTGACATGCGCTGCCTGTGCACGATCGCAAGGTCCGAGGTTCAGATTAAGTAAGGAATCTCTTGACGCTTTGCGATTTGTGCAGGAAAATTATCCGCTTCGTTGGACAGAGCTGAAACTTTCCACGAAAGCTCGCAAGGAGCTTTCGCGATCGATTGACGGCTTTATTCAATATCATATAGGTCTTTCCTGGGAAAACGGAATGTTTAGACGCGTTTAG
- a CDS encoding peptidylprolyl isomerase — translation MRRVILILTLLFLVAGCSQHPEEKGVVARVNGKPIYLKELESRYDLNNIGWVSGIIPSVESMSEEYGNVLSELIVYKLVGDALEAEGLSVSAEEVEKEEAAIRADYPDDLFERTLTEEYIDIEVWRLFLKRHLEMKLFFNDVLRPKISLTYQEAEQYYKDNLSEFYIPERVHVLLIRSNDRKAVLRSSVLLEKAEDWKKVVETLPSDVVVRELKLKKNRLPHQWASALQQLKPKTSSNISTTAYGYEQLVLLSVLPEKLLGPSQAYAVIERVLIDQKMNSAFMDWLEKQVTSAQIKVTPLLSQKLHEKNNDENPVDSAPIQEEASAEPADESGGESEDGDGI, via the coding sequence ATGCGCCGAGTCATACTAATATTGACCCTGCTGTTTCTTGTTGCAGGCTGCTCACAGCATCCAGAAGAAAAAGGTGTTGTAGCACGGGTTAATGGTAAACCGATTTATCTTAAAGAGTTAGAATCGCGTTATGATTTGAATAATATAGGATGGGTGTCCGGTATTATCCCTTCTGTTGAATCCATGAGTGAGGAATACGGTAATGTTCTTTCGGAACTTATTGTTTATAAGCTTGTGGGTGACGCCTTGGAGGCAGAAGGGCTGAGTGTTTCTGCTGAGGAGGTAGAAAAAGAAGAGGCTGCTATCAGAGCAGATTATCCAGACGACCTTTTCGAACGGACCCTTACGGAAGAATATATTGATATCGAAGTATGGCGATTGTTTTTAAAGCGTCATTTGGAAATGAAATTATTCTTTAATGATGTTCTGCGCCCGAAAATATCTCTGACATACCAAGAAGCAGAACAGTATTACAAAGACAATCTTTCTGAGTTTTATATTCCAGAGCGTGTCCATGTTCTTCTTATTCGCAGTAACGACAGAAAAGCGGTGCTCCGGTCTTCTGTGCTGTTAGAAAAAGCGGAAGATTGGAAAAAAGTTGTTGAGACGTTACCGTCTGATGTGGTTGTGCGTGAGCTTAAATTGAAAAAGAATCGTTTGCCACACCAGTGGGCATCAGCACTACAGCAGCTAAAACCAAAAACAAGCAGTAATATTTCAACGACTGCATATGGGTATGAGCAGCTGGTGTTGCTATCTGTTCTTCCTGAAAAACTTCTCGGTCCATCTCAAGCATACGCAGTGATTGAGCGAGTATTGATCGATCAAAAAATGAACAGTGCGTTTATGGATTGGTTGGAAAAGCAGGTTACAAGTGCTCAAATTAAAGTGACACCGCTTCTTTCACAAAAGCTGCACGAAAAAAATAATGATGAGAATCCGGTTGATTCTGCCCCGATTCAAGAAGAAGCCTCCGCTGAACCGGCTGATGAATCCGGCGGTGAAAGCGAAGATGGTGATGGTATATAG
- a CDS encoding peptidyl-prolyl cis-trans isomerase translates to MPSRFLVALAAIVMLATPAHAEQLVNKIAAVVNGEIVTLYDLKQLAIPELKKAGVLGSKYADSPKVKSILSSVLENIVTEKLFLQDAERRGITVDEAEIENELRKLAQQRGLTLAKAKEQIIKDGLTVDSVKERVRASIIRQRLLGLMVGRKVVITKEEVERFYEKNKAEFAADGKIELSLLIFGDDSNVSNVRSELAAGKISFEEAVQKYSVGPGKEQGGYLGELGVKDISPQMMAAVDTMEDGTVSNVLSIGSNKALIKLHSKTKGSLRPLDEVAQEIEAKLRAPRLEASFKEYAEKLRNNAVVDVRL, encoded by the coding sequence ATGCCCTCCAGATTTTTAGTTGCGCTGGCAGCTATTGTAATGCTTGCTACACCTGCACATGCCGAACAGTTGGTGAATAAAATTGCTGCGGTGGTGAATGGTGAAATTGTAACACTATATGATTTAAAACAACTTGCAATACCGGAACTTAAAAAAGCCGGAGTGCTTGGTTCCAAATATGCTGACAGCCCAAAAGTAAAATCTATTCTGAGCTCTGTTCTTGAGAACATTGTAACAGAAAAACTTTTTTTACAGGATGCTGAGCGACGCGGAATTACCGTGGATGAGGCTGAAATTGAAAATGAGCTGCGTAAGCTTGCTCAGCAGCGAGGTCTCACACTTGCTAAAGCTAAAGAGCAGATTATAAAGGATGGTCTTACCGTCGATTCTGTAAAAGAGCGTGTAAGAGCTTCCATCATTCGTCAGCGTCTCCTTGGTTTAATGGTTGGGCGTAAGGTTGTTATCACAAAAGAAGAAGTTGAGCGTTTTTACGAAAAAAACAAGGCAGAGTTTGCTGCTGATGGCAAAATCGAGCTTAGCTTACTCATTTTTGGTGATGATTCTAATGTAAGCAACGTAAGAAGCGAACTCGCTGCCGGAAAGATTTCGTTCGAAGAAGCAGTGCAAAAATATTCTGTTGGACCGGGCAAGGAGCAGGGTGGCTACCTTGGTGAACTTGGTGTGAAAGATATTTCGCCTCAGATGATGGCAGCAGTGGATACCATGGAAGATGGTACTGTTTCTAATGTGCTGTCTATTGGATCAAATAAGGCACTGATTAAATTGCATAGTAAGACTAAAGGTTCACTGCGTCCGCTTGATGAAGTGGCGCAGGAAATTGAAGCGAAGCTGAGAGCGCCTCGTCTTGAAGCTAGTTTTAAAGAATACGCTGAAAAACTGCGTAATAATGCCGTCGTAGACGTTCGGCTGTAA
- the glyQ gene encoding glycine--tRNA ligase subunit alpha: MNFQDVILTLQDFWSKQGCVLQQPFDIECGAGTFNPATFLRVIGPEPWKAAYVEPSRRPTDGRYGENPNRLQHYFQFQAVLKPSPDNIQEIYLDSLRALGIDPSAHDIRFVEDDWESPTLGAWGLGWEVWLNGMEVTQFTYFQQVGGIDLHPTSVEITYGLERICMYLQEKESVYDLMYNDTVTYGQVYHQNEVEMSKYNFEHSDPEMLLELFNMFEKECKQLCETGLPLPAYDYCLKCSHTFNMLDARGAISITERTGYIGRVRALASGVARLYAQQREELGFPLMPAKNND, from the coding sequence ATGAACTTCCAAGACGTTATCCTCACCCTGCAGGATTTTTGGTCCAAACAGGGCTGTGTTTTGCAGCAGCCGTTCGACATCGAGTGTGGAGCCGGTACGTTTAACCCCGCAACTTTTTTGCGTGTTATTGGGCCGGAACCGTGGAAGGCGGCATATGTAGAGCCTTCCCGTCGTCCAACTGATGGTCGCTACGGTGAAAACCCGAACCGCTTGCAGCATTATTTCCAGTTTCAGGCTGTGTTAAAGCCGTCTCCTGATAATATTCAGGAGATTTATCTCGACAGCTTGCGTGCACTCGGTATTGATCCGTCTGCACACGACATTCGCTTTGTTGAAGATGACTGGGAATCTCCAACCCTCGGTGCATGGGGGCTTGGCTGGGAAGTTTGGCTGAATGGCATGGAAGTAACACAGTTTACATACTTCCAGCAGGTCGGTGGCATCGACTTGCATCCAACCAGCGTAGAAATTACCTATGGTCTTGAGCGTATCTGCATGTACTTGCAGGAAAAAGAGTCTGTGTACGATCTCATGTACAACGACACAGTTACATACGGTCAGGTATACCATCAAAACGAAGTGGAAATGTCCAAGTACAACTTCGAGCACAGTGATCCAGAAATGCTTCTTGAGCTTTTCAATATGTTTGAAAAAGAGTGCAAGCAGCTTTGCGAAACCGGATTGCCTCTTCCGGCGTATGATTACTGTTTGAAGTGTTCCCATACCTTCAATATGCTTGATGCTCGTGGCGCTATTTCCATTACGGAGCGTACTGGCTACATTGGTCGTGTGCGTGCCCTTGCCTCTGGCGTTGCCCGCTTGTACGCACAGCAGCGCGAAGAGCTTGGTTTCCCGTTGATGCCTGCTAAAAATAACGATTAG
- a CDS encoding helix-turn-helix domain-containing protein — translation MSEMLELGTLLREERERKGITLEELSERIKLAPRTLAFIESGTKSELPHAVYVKGFVKSYAMVVGLDPEELGAMVDVAYKDELEEEVAEPVIARREKSGSPVKLIAIIVLIAVLAAVGYYFMQSSTATLDSEEATVEVPVQPKPAEQEPVVQEPVEPVEQAEQSQVAEVAPVEKAAPAPKQEVKAEAKAKATKPATPKAAKVEAKPKPVKAKAVAKKPAAPVVAPSDVVAQNAAKKTAEKKVDGPMRLLRIEATADCWIEASGEGFPRKEFLLRNGEGFTVSFPKNLSLRLGNSGGISLTLDGVPYSFNGSDGKVRTVHIAAS, via the coding sequence ATGTCTGAAATGCTGGAGCTCGGAACCTTGTTGCGTGAGGAACGGGAACGAAAAGGTATAACTCTCGAAGAACTTTCTGAACGCATAAAATTGGCGCCGCGCACACTTGCATTTATAGAATCAGGTACTAAATCGGAACTGCCTCATGCAGTGTACGTGAAAGGATTTGTTAAAAGCTACGCAATGGTTGTAGGGCTTGATCCTGAAGAACTTGGTGCAATGGTTGACGTTGCGTATAAGGACGAGCTTGAGGAAGAAGTTGCTGAACCCGTCATTGCCCGCAGGGAAAAATCGGGTTCGCCTGTTAAGCTTATTGCTATCATTGTCCTTATTGCTGTTCTCGCTGCGGTGGGCTACTACTTTATGCAGTCCAGCACCGCGACACTTGATAGTGAAGAGGCGACTGTAGAAGTTCCTGTGCAGCCAAAACCTGCTGAGCAGGAACCTGTTGTGCAGGAGCCAGTAGAGCCTGTAGAGCAGGCTGAACAGTCACAGGTTGCTGAAGTGGCTCCTGTTGAAAAAGCAGCGCCTGCTCCGAAGCAGGAAGTAAAAGCAGAAGCAAAGGCAAAAGCAACTAAGCCAGCAACACCTAAGGCTGCTAAAGTTGAAGCTAAGCCGAAACCTGTTAAAGCTAAAGCTGTCGCGAAGAAGCCAGCAGCGCCAGTTGTTGCTCCTTCTGATGTTGTTGCGCAAAATGCAGCTAAAAAAACAGCGGAGAAAAAAGTTGATGGTCCAATGCGCTTATTGCGTATTGAAGCCACTGCTGACTGCTGGATTGAAGCATCCGGTGAAGGGTTCCCACGCAAGGAGTTTTTACTCCGCAATGGCGAAGGTTTCACTGTTTCTTTCCCGAAAAACCTGTCTCTGCGTTTAGGAAACTCTGGCGGAATTTCACTTACACTTGATGGCGTACCATACTCCTTTAATGGATCAGATGGTAAAGTACGCACCGTACATATTGCCGCTTCATAG